One Glycine max cultivar Williams 82 chromosome 4, Glycine_max_v4.0, whole genome shotgun sequence DNA segment encodes these proteins:
- the LOC100790408 gene encoding probable inactive 2-oxoglutarate-dependent dioxygenase AOP2: MESESEVTMIPCFDFCKALEEGSEEWKEMSKKVREACESHGYFLLMCDEIIPESVREEMFDGMKELFDLPEETKQQHICQKPYRGYIGKNSIIPLCESFGVDDAPFSATAEALSNLMWPQGNPHFCETLKTMSLKMLELSFIVMKMIVEGYDLPQHYILDVKNMKSSSYSRLIKYKVPESNNDLETALPPHTDNSAITILCQHKVQGLQVLSKIGKWIELEIPQDGFVVIVGDILKAWSNGRLHAVTHRVALSGGNERYSFGLFAMPKEEMDIEVPPELVDDQIHPLRYRPFNYGEYFNYFVSNPREALEVFACL, translated from the exons ATGGAAAGTGAGAGTGAGGTGACGATGATCCCATGTTTTGATTTTTGCAAGGCATTAGAAGAAGGCAGTGAGGAATGGAAAGAGATGAGCAAGAAAGTGAGAGAAGCATGTGAGAGTCATGGCTACTTCCTCTTGATGTGTGATGAGATCATCCCTGAGAGTGTACGTGAAGAGATGTTTGATGGTATGAAAGAATTGTTTGATTTGCCTGAAGAAACAAAGCAGCAACACATATGTCAAAAGCCTTATAGGGGCTACATTGGCAAGAACTCTATCATTCCCCTCTGTGAAAGCTTTGGGGTCGATGATGCTCCTTTCTCAGCTACGGCTGAGGCCTTATCAAACCTCATGTGGCCTCAAGGAAACCCACATTTCTG TGAGACACTGAAGACGATGAGCTTAAAGATGTTAGAATTAAGTTTCATCGTCATGAAAATGATTGTGGAGGGTTATGACCTTCCCCAACATTACATATTGGATGTTAAAAACATGAAGAGTTCTAGCTATTCACGATTGATCAAGTACAAAGTTCCTGAAAGCAACAATGACTTAGAGACTGCCCTGCCGCCTCACACTGACAATAGTGCCATAACCATTTTATGCCAACATAAAGTCCAGGGGCTCCAGGTGTTATCCAAAATAGGAAAATGGATTGAATTGGAGATACCCCAAGATGGCTTTGTGGTCATTGTTGGTGATATACTAAag GCATGGAGCAATGGGAGGCTTCATGCAGTCACACACAGAGTGGCATTGAGCGGAGGCAACGAGAGGTACTCGTTTGGGCTTTTTGCAATGCCAAAGGAAGAGATGGACATTGAGGTGCCCCCTGAGTTAGTCGATGACCAAATTCATCCCCTTCGTTATCGCCCATTCAATTATGGAGAGTACTTCAACTACTTTGTTTCAAATCCCAGAGAAGCTCTTGAAGTGTTTGCATGTCTTTGA
- the LOC100790928 gene encoding uncharacterized protein, with translation MNVVKQLYILQERINKEGADSAAQKLVSLLTSLKDLKKQENYFQSNRDTKHSELQDDISELERKITNDCDTENLPDELYHSFSELIEKVNLMKKELAAKLREIVVLRRQIDDLPCQSEVIHFKRPLVALMDV, from the exons ATGAATGTTGTGAAGCAATTATATATTCTACAAGAGAGAATCAATAAGGAGGGTGCTGATTCTGCAGCACAGAAGTTGGTTTCTTTACTGACGTCTTTGAAG GATCTTAAAAAGCAGGAAAATTACTTTCAGTCCAATCGTGATACTAAACACTCAGAACTTCAAGATGATATCAGTGAATTAGAGAGGAAAATAACAAATGACTGTGATACCGAGAACCTTCCTGATGAACTATATCATTCTTTTagtgaattaattgaaaaagtCAATTTGATGAAAAAG GAACTTGCTGCTAAACTGAGGGAAATTGTGGTATTAAGACGACAGATTGATGACCTACCGTGCCAATCAGAAGTCATCCA TTTCAAGAGGCCTTTAGTAGCACTGATGGACGTATAA